One part of the Paenibacillus silvisoli genome encodes these proteins:
- a CDS encoding HAD family hydrolase, protein MQSNVALSRPEAIIFDMDGTLFETDTLLVHVHERIFETLRAEGLYMSPTPPVEKLLSCLGMLLEDIWRKVMPDGTERAQRRADELLLQYELEGLAAGEGSLYPHVAETLQSLKEEGFKLFVASNGLEKYVKEVARYKGIAPLFDGLYSAGEYGTATKVHLVARLMADHGIEKAWMVGDRSSDVEAGKSNGLGVVGCAYAVYGRKEELTGADALISDFGELLRLAQS, encoded by the coding sequence ATGCAGAGCAACGTAGCATTATCGCGGCCGGAGGCCATTATTTTTGATATGGACGGCACTTTATTCGAAACGGATACGCTGCTCGTTCATGTGCATGAGCGTATTTTTGAGACGCTTCGGGCGGAAGGGCTGTATATGAGCCCTACGCCGCCCGTCGAGAAGCTGTTAAGCTGCCTCGGCATGCTGTTGGAGGACATCTGGCGCAAGGTGATGCCGGACGGCACGGAGCGGGCGCAGAGACGGGCGGATGAGCTGCTGCTCCAGTACGAGCTGGAAGGCTTGGCGGCCGGAGAAGGGTCGCTGTATCCGCATGTCGCGGAGACGCTGCAGTCGCTCAAGGAGGAAGGCTTCAAGCTGTTCGTCGCCAGCAACGGCTTGGAGAAGTATGTGAAGGAAGTGGCCCGTTACAAAGGGATCGCCCCTCTGTTCGACGGCTTGTACAGCGCGGGAGAATACGGAACCGCCACGAAGGTGCATCTTGTGGCGCGGCTGATGGCGGATCACGGCATCGAGAAGGCATGGATGGTCGGCGACCGTTCCTCCGATGTCGAAGCGGGCAAGAGCAACGGGCTGGGCGTAGTCGGCTGCGCCTACGCGGTATACGGCCGGAAGGAGGAGCTCACGGGAGCGGATGCGCTTATCTCCGATTTCGGCGAGCTGCTGCG